AATTCCACccaattgtttatttttattcacaTCTTTTACTTGATCAACCATGATTTGATGGGGGAGAACTCGTCGATCCCATTCGAAAACTTCAAGCTCTCCGCCGATTCCGAAATCCCATTTGATCTAGTCGTCTCCAAGAAATACAAGGGCCTCGGCCTCCGAGGATTTGTCAGATATGCCGATTCAACCGGAAAGTCGGTCTACACTGTCAAGAAATCCTCAGCTGCTACCGATCGAGATTGTGTGAAGCAGCTCCTCGATTCTTCTGGAAATATTCTTTTCTCAATCAAGCGAGTTCTCGTGAGTTGCTTCTCACTGATCgtcgtattttttttatctttatttactCATTTTGCGTTTGTTTTGGGTAGGGTTCTTCATTTATGAATTGTTGAATATATTGATGCGATGAGagtttaaattattattataatattattagctGAATAACGTGAAGATTTAACTGTAAACGTTTGTTGGATCTCAGAATTTTGTACAATTCAAGCATATTGAATTGAATTAGCAGTGAATTGGTGAAGGTGAGAATGTATGTATGGTTTGTGTTTGTGGAAATGTTTATTCCGAAAAATATCAAGCTTATGTAGACGATTAGAGACACTTAATTGAAGAGAATCAATACAAATTTGAACAATAGCTTTTGTAACAGCTCAAAGTTTTGTTTCCTCTATTATCACGCATGCTTTCAAATTGTTGGTAGCATAACCTAATTTGATTGAAAATGTGTGTGTTGGTAGCATCAGGATATGCATCTAGTGTTAGTGTTTCTTATCACTCTTTGAAGCATTTGGCATGTTGTTCTTGGTGTAGAAAGGATCATGGCGTGGATATAAGGgaaatggtgaaggcaagaaAGAGATATTCACAGTAGAGAAGCATGTGGATGAGTCCAGCAGAAATGAGTTCAGAGTGTTGCTTGTTAATGACAGCAACAATGAAGATTCAAAGACCGAGTTGCTGATGAAAGGCAACCCTTTCCAGAGATCCTGCACCATCTACAAAGGCAACTCCATTGTCGCTCAGGTACTTCAAAATCACACTACGCCACAGCTTTGTTTCGTTGTTATGCTTCAACCGAGACAAGAAATGCTTACATATATGAATTCCCTTTTGCTCTAGTTTGATGTTATGTATAAATGCTTCGTGTCACTACTAAAATGGCGAAAGATCAGAACTCTCCTGTTGCTGTAACCTTTGTTCTAATCAAAATAAGAACAAGAAGGGAACACAACAGATTGTTATGTGCATTCTAACTAAGCATGATGTTTCTGTTCTACATGTTTGTGCAGACTAGCCTCATGTACAAGCTTGGAATGGGGAAGGTTTTCGTCACCAGAAACCGGTTTCGTGTAACAGTTTTTCCAGGATTTGCTGACCGTAGTTTAGTTGCTTGTCTCATTGCTGTATACTTCGATGGAAGAAAGCTTTGGATATGAGGTGATATTGTGGTTTCTACTTCTCATTGGCTTCATACTCGACCTATTAAACTTTATGAAATGTTTATTTGTAACAAAAGATGATATGAGATGACAGCATTGCACAATGTTGGACTTTCTCTTGGTTAAGATGACTCACTCTTGTGTATTCATATGACAAAAACTTATAAAGGCAACTATTTTGATACATAAACCCTATGGTTTTAACTATAGGGTAGTCACTGAAGGCTGATTTTAAACATGACCATCATTGTGGCCTATATTAAAAAGACTATAGTCCAATTTTGGTCCCATACATTTGCCCTAAAATTCTTTTAGGTCTCATACCttaagtttgtgaccttttGGTCCCCAACATATTGTAATAGTACATTTTGGTCTCAAAcaaggtcacaaacttaatgtatgagACCCGAAAAGAATTTTATGGAAAATGTACGGAACTATAATTGGACTTTAGCCCTAGATTATAATGAAGTtattaaattgatcaaacaTTTTGACTGTTAATTTTAACAGAAAATAGTAATTTTGaaccaaaacaatatgtttggAACCAAAAGgtaccaaaacaatatgttatgtaccaaaaattcacaaacttaatgtatgagA
This genomic interval from Salvia splendens isolate huo1 chromosome 13, SspV2, whole genome shotgun sequence contains the following:
- the LOC121760284 gene encoding protein LURP-one-related 7; amino-acid sequence: MGENSSIPFENFKLSADSEIPFDLVVSKKYKGLGLRGFVRYADSTGKSVYTVKKSSAATDRDCVKQLLDSSGNILFSIKRVLKGSWRGYKGNGEGKKEIFTVEKHVDESSRNEFRVLLVNDSNNEDSKTELLMKGNPFQRSCTIYKGNSIVAQTSLMYKLGMGKVFVTRNRFRVTVFPGFADRSLVACLIAVYFDGRKLWI